A single window of Microbispora hainanensis DNA harbors:
- a CDS encoding alpha/beta fold hydrolase, with amino-acid sequence MPDDTTAPADPATSIVRAGDLEVGIIDSGSGVPLVLVHGGESDRTQFTALRAHLGPGIRVISYDQRDSGVTVNPPVLYTMSDLADDLVHLLDALDLPSAHLLGTSFGGAVAQHVALRHPERVASLILVATSPSYFFEGAAIDELLSMTHEERQRSAVEFFFTPEGRPAQGGRVNVLTKRSPDKNSRREHVIRQHEVRDRLAEISVPTLIVHGTEDRLAPYAGAVLMEQQIPNAQLKAIEGGRHAIAQEFADRIALWVREFLGVDAT; translated from the coding sequence ATGCCCGATGACACGACCGCACCCGCCGACCCGGCCACGTCGATCGTACGGGCGGGTGACCTCGAGGTCGGGATCATCGACAGCGGGTCCGGCGTGCCGCTCGTGCTCGTGCACGGCGGAGAGAGCGACCGCACCCAGTTCACGGCACTGCGTGCCCATCTCGGCCCGGGGATCCGGGTCATCTCGTACGACCAGCGTGACTCGGGAGTGACCGTCAACCCGCCGGTTCTCTACACGATGTCCGACCTCGCCGACGACCTCGTTCACCTGCTGGACGCGCTGGACCTCCCCTCCGCGCACCTGCTGGGCACGTCCTTCGGCGGCGCTGTGGCCCAGCACGTCGCTCTGCGGCATCCCGAGCGGGTCGCCTCCCTCATCCTGGTCGCCACCTCACCGAGCTACTTCTTCGAAGGCGCGGCGATCGACGAGCTGTTGTCCATGACCCACGAGGAACGGCAGCGCTCGGCGGTCGAGTTCTTCTTCACCCCCGAGGGCCGGCCCGCGCAGGGTGGCCGGGTCAATGTGCTCACCAAGCGCAGCCCCGACAAGAACTCCCGCCGTGAGCATGTCATCAGGCAGCACGAGGTCCGGGACCGGCTGGCGGAGATCTCGGTGCCCACCCTCATCGTGCACGGCACGGAGGACCGGCTGGCGCCGTACGCCGGTGCGGTCCTCATGGAGCAGCAGATTCCGAACGCCCAGTTGAAGGCCATCGAGGGTGGACGCCACGCGATCGCGCAGGAGTTCGCCGACAGGATCGCGCTGTGGGTGCGCGAGTTCCTGGGAGTGGACGCGACATGA
- a CDS encoding response regulator, whose protein sequence is MTIRVVVVDDQAMVRAGFAALLAAQSDIDVVGEASDGAQGVEVSRQTRPDVVLMDVRMPVMDGLEATRRLLSPPPGVTHRPRVLMLTTFDVDDYVYEALRAGASGFLLKDAPPDDLVAAVRIVARGDALLAPSVTRRLIADFVKQRPAARGKPALRLKELTERETEVLTLVARGYSNQEIARALVLAEQTVKTHVSRVLTKLDLRDRAQAVVFAYESGLVAPGE, encoded by the coding sequence GTGACGATACGAGTCGTCGTCGTCGACGACCAGGCCATGGTGCGGGCCGGCTTCGCGGCACTGCTGGCCGCCCAGAGCGACATCGACGTGGTGGGCGAGGCGTCCGACGGCGCACAGGGCGTCGAAGTGAGCCGGCAGACCCGTCCTGACGTGGTGCTGATGGATGTGCGCATGCCCGTCATGGACGGCCTGGAGGCCACCCGCAGGCTCCTCTCGCCCCCGCCGGGGGTGACCCACCGGCCGCGTGTGCTGATGCTGACCACGTTCGACGTCGACGACTACGTGTACGAGGCGCTGCGGGCGGGCGCGAGCGGCTTCCTGCTGAAGGACGCGCCGCCGGACGACCTCGTCGCGGCGGTCCGCATCGTCGCCAGAGGCGACGCACTGCTCGCGCCGTCCGTGACGCGCCGTCTCATCGCGGACTTCGTCAAGCAGCGTCCCGCGGCCCGCGGCAAGCCCGCGCTGCGGCTGAAAGAGCTGACCGAACGCGAGACCGAGGTGCTGACCCTGGTGGCGCGCGGTTATTCGAACCAGGAGATCGCCCGGGCTCTGGTGCTGGCCGAGCAGACGGTCAAGACGCACGTGAGCCGCGTGCTGACCAAGCTCGACCTGCGCGACCGCGCCCAGGCGGTGGTCTTCGCCTACGAGTCGGGACTGGTGGCTCCCGGCGAGTGA